The following proteins come from a genomic window of Winogradskyella sp. PC-19:
- a CDS encoding fumarylacetoacetate hydrolase family protein — protein MKLICIGRNYTDHIKELENERPTDPVVFLKPDTSILLKKQPFFIPEFSDDVHHEVEVLVKINKVGKHIAKKFAHKYYDEVGLGIDFTARDLQAQLKAKGLPWEKAKAFDGAAVIGKWLPKSKFQDINTINFSLKKNDNIVQSANTELMLWKVDELIEYVSKYFTLKIGDIIFTGTPAGVGKVFANDKLQGYIEDEEVFSIKVK, from the coding sequence ATGAAATTAATTTGCATCGGTCGTAATTATACTGACCATATCAAAGAACTCGAAAACGAACGCCCAACTGACCCAGTTGTATTCTTAAAACCGGATACTTCGATATTACTAAAGAAGCAACCTTTTTTTATTCCAGAGTTTTCAGACGACGTTCATCACGAAGTCGAAGTTTTGGTAAAAATCAATAAAGTAGGTAAACATATAGCCAAAAAATTTGCACATAAATATTACGATGAGGTAGGTTTAGGTATCGATTTTACGGCACGTGACCTCCAAGCACAATTAAAAGCAAAAGGATTACCTTGGGAAAAAGCCAAAGCTTTTGATGGTGCAGCAGTTATAGGAAAGTGGTTGCCTAAGTCTAAGTTTCAGGATATCAATACTATAAATTTTAGTTTAAAAAAGAACGATAACATTGTGCAGTCTGCAAATACAGAATTAATGCTCTGGAAAGTTGATGAACTTATCGAATATGTCTCAAAATATTTCACTTTAAAGATTGGAGACATTATCTTTACAGGAACACCAGCAGGAGTTGGCAAAGTTTTTGCAAACGACAAATTGCAAGGTTATATAGAAGACGAAGAAGTTTTCTCAATTAAAGTAAAATAA
- a CDS encoding 3'-5' exonuclease produces MQLNLNKPVCFFDLETTGINISKDRIVEISILKVYPDGKEETYTKKVNPTIPIPAEVTAVHGISDADVIDAPTFNELAKEVHNMIKDSDLGGFNSNRFDIPLLAEEMLRADVDFDMKNRQSIDVQTIFHKMEQRTLSAAYKFYCDKSLDNAHSAEADTKATYEVLKAQLDRYDDLENDANFLAEFSSRKKFADFAGFIAYNKEGEECFSFGKHKGKRVLDVLEKEPGYFGWLLNADFPLYTKKVLTAIKLSQFNNKLG; encoded by the coding sequence ATGCAACTCAACCTTAATAAACCTGTTTGTTTTTTCGATTTAGAAACCACAGGTATTAATATTTCCAAAGACCGTATCGTAGAGATTTCTATCCTAAAAGTCTACCCAGATGGCAAAGAAGAAACCTATACCAAAAAGGTAAATCCGACAATTCCTATTCCAGCAGAAGTGACTGCAGTTCATGGGATTTCGGATGCAGATGTCATAGATGCACCAACGTTTAATGAGTTAGCTAAGGAAGTTCATAATATGATTAAGGATTCAGATTTAGGAGGTTTTAACAGCAACCGTTTCGATATTCCTTTATTGGCAGAAGAGATGCTTCGTGCCGATGTAGATTTTGATATGAAAAATCGCCAATCTATAGATGTGCAAACCATATTTCACAAAATGGAGCAACGTACATTATCGGCTGCCTATAAGTTTTATTGCGATAAGAGTTTGGATAATGCACATAGTGCAGAAGCGGATACCAAAGCCACTTATGAGGTTTTAAAAGCACAATTAGACCGCTACGATGACTTAGAAAATGATGCTAATTTCTTAGCAGAGTTTAGCTCTCGTAAAAAGTTTGCCGATTTTGCAGGTTTTATTGCATATAACAAAGAAGGTGAAGAGTGTTTTTCTTTTGGTAAGCACAAAGGAAAACGCGTTTTGGATGTATTAGAAAAAGAGCCAGGTTATTTTGGGTGGTTACTCAATGCAGATTTTCCGTTATATACCAAAAAGGTATTAACAGCAATTAAGTTAAGTCAGTTTAATAATAAGTTAGGTTAG
- a CDS encoding Hpt domain-containing protein has protein sequence MPEHYKLDRVRELADNDEDFVAALAAAFLEEVPEDAERLRNSVPAKDYKETYQAAHKMKPTIDLFELGVYDELILVQDWGKFEQTNNDVSEPLQILLTAVENTVNEIKKDFGL, from the coding sequence ATGCCAGAACACTATAAATTAGATCGCGTAAGAGAGCTTGCAGATAATGACGAAGATTTCGTTGCTGCATTAGCAGCTGCTTTTTTAGAAGAAGTTCCTGAAGATGCAGAGCGTTTACGCAACTCAGTACCAGCAAAAGATTATAAAGAAACCTATCAAGCGGCACATAAGATGAAGCCGACTATCGATTTGTTTGAGCTTGGCGTTTATGACGAGCTGATTTTGGTACAAGATTGGGGTAAGTTTGAGCAAACTAATAATGACGTCTCAGAACCGCTTCAGATTTTACTGACTGCTGTAGAAAACACAGTCAATGAAATCAAAAAAGATTTTGGTCTGTAA
- a CDS encoding DUF4295 domain-containing protein, whose protein sequence is MAKKSVASLQTGSKRLTKAIKMVKSPKTGAYTFVESVMAPEFVKDFLAKK, encoded by the coding sequence ATGGCAAAGAAATCAGTAGCATCCTTACAAACAGGATCAAAGCGTTTGACAAAAGCTATCAAAATGGTGAAATCTCCGAAAACAGGAGCTTACACATTTGTGGAGTCAGTAATGGCACCAGAATTTGTCAAAGATTTTTTAGCGAAAAAATAA
- the rpmB gene encoding 50S ribosomal protein L28 — MSRVCELTGKKAMVGNNVSHAMNKTKRKFDANLVKKRFYIPEEDKWVTLKVSTSALKTINKIGISAALKEARAKGFYK; from the coding sequence ATGTCAAGAGTTTGTGAACTTACTGGGAAAAAAGCAATGGTTGGGAACAATGTATCTCACGCCATGAATAAAACAAAACGCAAGTTTGACGCTAATTTAGTAAAGAAGCGTTTCTACATTCCTGAGGAAGATAAGTGGGTAACATTAAAGGTTTCTACATCTGCATTAAAGACTATCAACAAGATTGGTATCTCTGCAGCATTAAAAGAAGCTAGAGCAAAAGGATTTTACAAATAA
- a CDS encoding dihydrolipoamide acetyltransferase family protein, with product MAKFELKLPKMGESVAEATITSWLKEVGETIEADEAVLEIATDKVDSEVPSEVDGILVEKLFDVDAVVQVGQTIAVIETEGGDTVEVKAPAAEAPKAEAVKEVAEVAQSVTAAKETVAPIESTGERFYSPLVKNIAKQEGISQTELDTISGTGKDGRVTKNDIKSYLKSRSSAPAPSQDTAQKTAVAATQGAAKPVEKKAAPIVASGDDEILEMSRMGKLVAKHMVDSVQTSAHVQSFIEADVTNIWNWRKKYKDSFKKREGENLTFTPIFMEAVAKALRDFPMMNISVQGDSIVKKKHINLGMAAALPDGNLIVPVIKDADQLNLLGMAKKVNDLANRARLAKLNPDDIQGGTYTVTNVGTFGSIMGTPIINQPQVGILALGAIRKVPAVIETPEGDFIGIRYRMFLSHSYDHRVVNGALGGQFVKAVKDYLESWDMDREI from the coding sequence ATGGCAAAGTTTGAACTAAAGTTACCTAAAATGGGAGAAAGTGTTGCAGAAGCAACCATAACCTCATGGCTTAAAGAAGTTGGTGAAACTATTGAAGCAGATGAAGCTGTTTTAGAAATTGCAACAGACAAGGTAGATAGTGAAGTACCAAGTGAAGTAGATGGTATACTAGTCGAAAAATTATTTGATGTTGATGCCGTTGTACAAGTTGGACAAACTATAGCTGTAATTGAAACTGAAGGTGGTGACACTGTAGAGGTAAAAGCTCCTGCCGCTGAAGCACCAAAAGCAGAAGCTGTAAAAGAGGTTGCCGAAGTTGCTCAATCTGTAACTGCAGCTAAAGAAACTGTAGCGCCAATAGAATCTACAGGAGAGCGTTTTTACTCACCATTAGTAAAAAATATAGCCAAGCAAGAAGGTATTTCTCAAACCGAATTAGATACAATTTCTGGAACAGGAAAAGACGGTCGTGTTACTAAAAACGATATTAAGTCGTATTTAAAATCACGTAGTTCAGCACCTGCGCCAAGTCAAGACACAGCTCAAAAAACAGCAGTAGCCGCAACACAAGGTGCAGCTAAACCTGTGGAAAAGAAAGCAGCTCCAATAGTAGCTTCTGGAGATGACGAAATCCTAGAAATGAGTCGTATGGGCAAATTAGTAGCCAAGCATATGGTCGATTCTGTACAAACGTCTGCACATGTACAATCGTTTATAGAAGCCGATGTCACTAACATTTGGAACTGGCGTAAAAAATATAAAGACAGCTTTAAAAAGCGTGAAGGCGAAAACTTAACTTTTACACCAATATTTATGGAAGCTGTTGCAAAAGCATTGCGTGACTTCCCAATGATGAATATCTCTGTACAAGGCGATAGTATTGTCAAAAAGAAACACATTAACTTAGGTATGGCAGCAGCTTTACCAGATGGAAACTTAATAGTACCAGTAATAAAAGATGCAGACCAATTGAATCTTTTAGGAATGGCTAAAAAGGTTAATGACTTAGCCAACAGAGCGCGTTTAGCAAAACTAAACCCAGACGATATACAAGGTGGTACATATACCGTAACTAACGTAGGTACATTTGGTAGTATTATGGGTACACCAATTATTAACCAGCCACAAGTAGGTATTTTGGCTTTAGGAGCCATACGTAAAGTACCAGCGGTTATCGAAACACCAGAAGGCGATTTTATTGGTATCCGTTACCGTATGTTCTTATCTCACTCTTACGACCACCGTGTTGTAAATGGTGCACTTGGTGGACAGTTTGTAAAAGCGGTCAAAGACTATTTAGAGTCTTGGGATATGGATAGAGAGATATAA
- a CDS encoding HAD family hydrolase, whose amino-acid sequence MTKKVLVVDLDGTLYDRNTFHEFLFFLVKYFFIRVAIFRFLPLIIVIMQRLFNLISHAKMKYRVLLIIRNLDIDYTDFISKLSKHKNELKEISDTSFDIKILATAAPSCYATHIAKTEGFDVCLATDIPENGFTSDFENLRDRKKENLLDYFKKNNLKSVDVFITDHIDDVPIIKIAKKNIIINPNTKFSNWLKENLINFEVRKTK is encoded by the coding sequence ATGACTAAAAAAGTGTTGGTCGTAGATTTGGACGGAACGTTATATGATAGAAATACGTTTCATGAGTTTTTATTTTTTTTAGTGAAGTACTTTTTTATTAGAGTTGCTATTTTTCGGTTTTTGCCATTAATAATTGTAATCATGCAACGTCTCTTTAATCTAATATCTCACGCCAAAATGAAATATCGAGTTTTGTTGATAATCAGAAATTTGGATATTGATTACACCGATTTCATTTCTAAATTATCAAAGCATAAAAACGAATTAAAAGAAATTTCAGATACTTCTTTTGATATCAAAATATTGGCCACAGCTGCACCAAGTTGTTATGCAACACATATTGCAAAGACTGAAGGGTTTGATGTCTGTTTGGCAACTGATATTCCAGAAAATGGATTTACTTCAGACTTTGAAAATCTTAGAGACCGAAAGAAAGAAAACCTTCTGGATTATTTTAAAAAGAACAATCTTAAGTCTGTAGATGTCTTTATTACAGACCATATAGACGATGTACCAATTATCAAAATCGCAAAAAAGAATATAATTATTAATCCAAATACTAAATTTTCTAACTGGCTAAAAGAGAATTTGATTAATTTTGAAGTGCGAAAAACAAAGTAG
- a CDS encoding competence/damage-inducible protein A has translation MNAEIITIGDEILIGQIVDTNSAFLGKELNKIGVSVYQITSIQDEKSHILKALKEAEENADIIIITGGLGPTKDDITKHTLCEYFDDTLIENAEVLAHVENIFKKYIKRPILASNKTQALVPSKCKVLTNRFGTAPGMWLEKNGKIFISLPGVPYEMKALITNEVLPELRKRFKFPYIKHKTLLTYGLGESAIADRIETFEENLPEFIKLAYLPNLGRVRLRLSAKAMDKSVVEAEIDKQVQLLLPYIDDVFVGFEEDHLSLEAIIGNQLSKLGKSIAVAESCTGGSIAQAITANAGASKYFKGSVVTYITKSKIDILGVSEDVIDKHSVVSEDVAKAMAKGVLDLYKTDYAISTTGNAGPSKGDADAEVGTVWIGIATKDKAYAEVFKFSNQREKTIKKATNKAFEMLQKEIVNK, from the coding sequence ATGAATGCCGAAATTATCACCATTGGCGATGAAATTCTCATCGGGCAAATCGTAGATACAAATTCTGCTTTTTTAGGTAAGGAACTCAATAAAATTGGTGTTTCGGTTTACCAAATCACATCTATTCAAGATGAGAAATCTCATATTTTAAAAGCCTTAAAAGAAGCTGAAGAAAATGCTGATATCATTATCATCACTGGTGGTTTAGGACCTACAAAAGACGATATTACAAAACATACACTTTGCGAATATTTTGACGACACATTAATAGAAAATGCTGAGGTTTTAGCCCATGTCGAAAATATTTTCAAAAAATATATAAAGCGCCCAATTCTTGCGAGTAATAAAACACAAGCATTAGTGCCTTCAAAATGTAAAGTACTAACCAATAGATTTGGAACTGCACCAGGAATGTGGTTAGAAAAAAACGGAAAAATCTTTATTTCGTTACCTGGTGTACCTTACGAAATGAAAGCCTTGATTACTAATGAGGTACTTCCAGAATTACGTAAACGTTTCAAATTTCCATATATAAAACACAAAACATTACTGACTTATGGTTTGGGTGAAAGTGCTATTGCTGATAGAATAGAAACGTTTGAAGAGAATCTTCCAGAGTTTATCAAATTAGCCTATTTACCTAATTTGGGTCGTGTACGATTAAGGTTGTCTGCAAAAGCTATGGATAAATCTGTGGTTGAAGCAGAAATAGATAAGCAAGTTCAATTATTACTGCCTTATATTGATGATGTTTTTGTTGGTTTTGAAGAAGACCATTTGTCTTTAGAAGCAATAATTGGAAATCAATTATCTAAGCTAGGAAAATCAATTGCAGTAGCAGAGAGTTGCACAGGCGGAAGTATAGCCCAAGCCATAACAGCTAATGCTGGTGCTTCAAAGTACTTTAAAGGCAGTGTAGTAACTTATATAACCAAATCTAAAATTGATATTCTCGGAGTTTCTGAAGATGTTATAGATAAGCACTCTGTGGTTAGTGAAGATGTGGCTAAAGCTATGGCAAAAGGTGTCTTAGATTTATACAAAACAGACTATGCTATAAGTACTACTGGTAATGCTGGCCCATCAAAAGGAGATGCAGATGCAGAAGTTGGTACTGTATGGATTGGTATAGCTACAAAAGATAAGGCTTATGCCGAAGTTTTTAAGTTTTCAAACCAAAGAGAAAAGACCATTAAAAAGGCAACAAATAAAGCCTTTGAAATGCTACAAAAAGAAATCGTAAATAAATAA
- a CDS encoding phosphoribosyltransferase codes for MKVTTLHKIAFQQNCEKLFSMVDIKPDVVVGILNGGGFVLEEFKKTAKPNIEFTTVKLQRDSTKSIKKRSFLQKYLKATPSTLLDGLRRMEHRLNLNRKLKEIQSDLEIIIKSKPEAVNTILILDDALDSGITIKSVIQSLQQQFPNSEIKTAVISWTSSHSIIDPDYYMFKNTLVRFPWSLDYKTKRHD; via the coding sequence TTGAAAGTCACAACACTACATAAAATTGCTTTTCAACAAAATTGTGAGAAGCTATTTTCAATGGTAGATATCAAACCAGATGTTGTGGTTGGTATTTTAAATGGTGGTGGATTTGTCTTAGAAGAGTTTAAAAAAACAGCTAAGCCAAATATTGAATTTACAACTGTAAAATTGCAAAGAGATTCAACAAAAAGCATAAAGAAAAGAAGTTTTCTGCAGAAGTATTTAAAAGCTACTCCAAGCACACTTTTAGATGGTTTAAGACGCATGGAACACCGCTTGAATCTTAATAGAAAACTAAAAGAAATTCAATCAGATTTAGAGATTATAATAAAGTCAAAGCCTGAAGCCGTAAATACTATTTTAATTCTCGATGATGCATTAGATTCAGGTATTACCATTAAATCCGTTATACAATCATTACAACAACAGTTTCCGAATTCAGAGATTAAAACTGCAGTTATTTCATGGACAAGTTCTCATTCAATTATTGATCCAGATTATTATATGTTTAAAAACACACTGGTGCGTTTTCCATGGTCATTAGACTACAAAACCAAACGCCATGACTAA
- the rpmG gene encoding 50S ribosomal protein L33, with amino-acid sequence MAKKGNRIQVILECTEHKASGQPGTSRYITTKNKKNTPDRMEIKKFNPILKRMTVHKEIK; translated from the coding sequence ATGGCAAAAAAAGGAAATAGAATACAAGTCATCTTAGAGTGTACAGAGCACAAAGCTTCTGGTCAGCCAGGAACTTCAAGATATATTACTACAAAGAACAAAAAGAACACGCCAGACCGTATGGAGATTAAGAAATTTAATCCTATCCTTAAGCGTATGACTGTTCATAAAGAAATCAAATAA
- a CDS encoding suppressor of fused domain protein: MNKNVPNSVEIVDNHLDQFFDKNADIKVFDEIESEIIHRDVYFIKATEDRPYHILLSCGMSALPMKVPEDIESSEFAEVMILLPKEWNLEYESYSDERNYWPIRIMKELMMLPHPNKTWLGFGHTLGHEDDEELADGIGFNSVMLAHSMELSDEFTQIELENNKSIDIYTIIPLYKEELEFKKKNSAMDLLERFDKFGIEEIVKVGRKNVCE, encoded by the coding sequence ATGAATAAAAACGTCCCAAACAGTGTTGAAATAGTTGACAATCATTTAGACCAATTTTTTGACAAAAACGCTGACATAAAAGTATTTGACGAAATAGAATCTGAAATAATTCACAGAGATGTTTACTTTATAAAAGCTACTGAAGATAGACCTTATCATATTTTATTGAGTTGCGGAATGAGTGCTTTACCAATGAAAGTACCTGAAGATATTGAATCATCTGAATTTGCAGAAGTAATGATATTGTTGCCAAAAGAGTGGAATTTGGAATATGAATCTTACAGTGATGAGCGGAATTATTGGCCAATTAGAATTATGAAAGAATTAATGATGCTTCCACACCCAAATAAAACTTGGTTAGGATTTGGACACACTCTCGGACACGAAGATGACGAAGAACTTGCTGATGGAATTGGTTTTAATTCTGTAATGTTGGCTCATTCAATGGAGTTATCTGACGAGTTTACTCAAATCGAATTGGAGAATAATAAATCAATTGATATTTATACAATCATTCCGCTTTATAAAGAAGAGTTAGAATTTAAAAAGAAAAATAGTGCAATGGACTTACTTGAGAGATTTGACAAATTTGGAATTGAGGAAATTGTAAAAGTTGGAAGAAAAAATGTATGTGAATAA
- a CDS encoding serine hydrolase domain-containing protein, with amino-acid sequence MSEIPTNDNSDTYFPPLNSDSWETISTNELEWDEDAKVDLFDFLENSNTESFIVLHEGKIVIESYFNGANAFTNNPWFSAGKTLTAFTLGIAEQEEYLDINEASNLYLGTNWSSLSSDQENAITVKNHVTMTTGLDYSADFACTDPECLTFLNTPDSFWYYHNAPYTLTQSIISGAINSDLNSYFNTKLRDKIGMQGTWIPFGFNKFYFSNARSMARFGLLCYNKGIWDNTEILNETYFNNMTNTSQNLNPAYGYLWWLNGKSSYILPSSSSSFSGKLIPNAPDDLIAGLGANDQKLYVVPSKKLVIIRIGGNGDEGQLGPSSYDNTLWQKISAMID; translated from the coding sequence ATGTCTGAAATTCCGACAAATGACAATTCGGACACTTACTTCCCACCTTTAAATTCTGATTCATGGGAAACTATATCTACCAATGAACTTGAATGGGATGAGGATGCAAAAGTAGATTTATTCGATTTTCTCGAAAATTCGAATACTGAAAGTTTTATTGTGCTTCATGAAGGTAAAATTGTTATAGAATCCTACTTTAATGGTGCTAATGCCTTTACAAACAATCCATGGTTTTCTGCAGGAAAAACATTAACAGCATTCACACTTGGAATTGCCGAACAAGAAGAATACTTAGATATCAATGAAGCTTCAAATTTATATTTAGGTACTAATTGGAGTAGCTTATCTTCTGACCAAGAAAATGCGATTACTGTAAAAAACCATGTAACGATGACTACCGGCTTAGATTACTCAGCAGATTTTGCATGTACTGACCCAGAATGTTTAACATTTTTAAATACTCCCGATTCATTTTGGTATTACCATAATGCACCATATACTCTAACACAATCAATCATTTCTGGAGCTATAAATTCAGATCTTAATTCATATTTCAATACAAAGCTTAGAGATAAAATTGGTATGCAAGGTACATGGATACCTTTTGGATTTAATAAATTTTACTTCAGCAATGCAAGAAGTATGGCTAGGTTTGGACTTTTGTGTTATAACAAAGGTATCTGGGATAACACAGAAATTTTAAATGAAACTTACTTTAATAACATGACAAACACCTCGCAGAATTTAAATCCTGCTTATGGGTATTTGTGGTGGTTAAACGGAAAATCATCATATATTTTACCCAGCTCATCATCTTCTTTTAGCGGAAAATTAATACCAAATGCACCTGATGATTTAATTGCTGGACTCGGTGCAAACGACCAAAAATTGTATGTTGTTCCTAGTAAAAAACTAGTAATCATTCGCATAGGTGGCAACGGTGACGAAGGTCAATTAGGCCCATCTAGTTATGACAACACATTATGGCAAAAAATTTCAGCTATGATTGATTAA
- the ftsY gene encoding signal recognition particle-docking protein FtsY — translation MSFFKKIFSSEKKETLDKGLEKSKSSFFNKLNKAVAGKSKVDDDVLDNLEEILVTSDVGVNTTLKVIERIEERVSKDKYLGTSELNKILREEIAGLLSETNSGEETHYTIPQLPKQDNGQKTPYVLMVVGVNGVGKTTTIGKLAYQFKKQGLKVVLGAADTFRAAAIDQLQVWADRVDVPMIRQEMGSDPASVAFDALESGVNQDADVIIIDTAGRLHNKINLMNELTKVKRVMQKVVGDAPHDVLLVLDGSTGQNAFEQAKQFTAATEVTSLAVTKLDGTAKGGVVIGISDQFQIPVKYIGVGEGIEDLQVFNKYEFVDSFFK, via the coding sequence ATGAGTTTTTTCAAAAAAATATTTTCCTCAGAAAAAAAGGAAACCCTAGATAAAGGTTTAGAGAAATCTAAATCGTCATTCTTTAATAAATTAAACAAAGCTGTAGCTGGTAAATCTAAAGTCGATGACGATGTTTTAGATAACTTAGAAGAAATCTTAGTTACTAGTGATGTTGGGGTTAATACAACACTTAAGGTTATAGAGCGTATTGAAGAGCGTGTATCTAAAGACAAATACTTAGGAACTTCAGAACTTAATAAAATCCTTCGTGAAGAAATCGCAGGTTTACTTTCTGAAACTAATTCTGGAGAAGAAACCCATTATACAATTCCACAATTACCAAAACAAGATAATGGTCAAAAAACACCTTACGTGTTAATGGTTGTTGGTGTTAATGGTGTTGGTAAAACAACAACTATTGGTAAGTTGGCTTATCAGTTTAAAAAACAAGGCTTAAAAGTTGTCCTCGGAGCTGCAGATACTTTTAGAGCAGCAGCCATTGATCAATTACAAGTATGGGCAGACCGAGTAGATGTACCGATGATTAGACAAGAAATGGGTAGTGACCCAGCATCTGTAGCTTTTGACGCATTAGAATCTGGTGTTAATCAAGATGCTGATGTTATTATTATTGATACTGCCGGACGTTTACACAATAAGATTAACTTAATGAATGAGTTAACCAAGGTAAAGCGCGTTATGCAAAAAGTTGTTGGCGATGCACCACACGACGTACTTTTAGTATTAGATGGTTCGACTGGTCAAAACGCTTTTGAGCAAGCCAAACAGTTTACTGCTGCGACAGAAGTAACATCGTTAGCTGTTACTAAACTTGACGGTACTGCCAAAGGCGGTGTAGTGATTGGTATTAGTGACCAATTTCAAATTCCTGTAAAATATATTGGCGTAGGAGAAGGTATTGAAGATTTACAAGTTTTTAATAAATATGAGTTTGTAGATAGTTTCTTTAAATAG
- a CDS encoding amidase family protein, with the protein MSRYITLLLLLFVFSCKDAPNSNEPRTPISESETVVDNTNTDDDLSAISTKDFREFKVLDSKVITKAQIWEGINSQMTDFTEANYNKLKPLILEADISSLQKHISEGKFNYEQLTKFYLFRIRKFDRENDLSLNSVISINPSVIEQAKEADGLEFEEGMHPIFGMPILLKDNVNADGMVTTAGATALLNNKTGDAFLVKQLKSKGALILGKANLSEWAYFFCGDCPSGYSAVGGQTLNPYGRRIIDTGGSSSGSGVSVSANFCAAAIGSETSGSILSPASSNSAVGLKPTIGLVSRTGVVPISSTLDTAGPITRTVEDNAILLDAIFGTDSADSKTIDPLLDNGFYYENIKSASVNGKRFGAPKRLLEDSLYTKALGVLKAQGAIIIEIEEEKLGLPNFLRLLNLDMKKDLPAYMEGCANKDIKMRTIEDFMAFNLKDSLTAMPYGQNLFKGIANDKGDADFLAKIQDTLKTNGRAYFDKPMRAQSLDGFLSINNYHAGFAAVAEYPALTVPMGYQDNGRPMGLTFISGRLREKQLLEWAYVYEQASNERVAPKNYN; encoded by the coding sequence ATGTCTAGATACATTACACTTCTTTTATTATTATTTGTTTTTTCTTGTAAAGATGCTCCGAACTCCAACGAGCCACGAACACCAATTAGTGAATCCGAAACTGTTGTAGATAATACTAATACAGATGACGATTTAAGTGCTATCTCTACCAAGGATTTCAGAGAGTTTAAAGTTCTAGATTCTAAAGTAATTACAAAGGCACAAATCTGGGAAGGTATCAACTCACAGATGACAGATTTTACAGAAGCCAATTATAATAAATTGAAGCCTTTAATTCTTGAAGCTGATATTTCTAGTTTGCAAAAACACATTTCAGAAGGCAAGTTTAATTACGAACAACTAACCAAATTTTATTTATTCCGAATCAGAAAGTTTGATAGAGAAAATGATTTGTCATTAAATTCTGTAATATCTATCAATCCAAGTGTTATAGAGCAAGCTAAAGAAGCTGATGGCCTAGAGTTTGAAGAAGGTATGCATCCTATTTTTGGTATGCCAATTCTTTTAAAAGATAATGTAAATGCTGACGGAATGGTAACTACAGCAGGAGCAACAGCATTATTAAATAACAAAACTGGAGATGCTTTTTTAGTAAAGCAACTGAAATCAAAAGGCGCATTAATTTTAGGAAAAGCTAACCTTAGCGAATGGGCATATTTCTTTTGTGGTGATTGCCCAAGTGGCTATTCGGCTGTTGGTGGACAAACATTAAACCCTTATGGTAGACGTATCATAGATACAGGAGGTTCTAGCTCTGGTAGCGGTGTTTCAGTTTCAGCAAATTTTTGTGCTGCAGCAATAGGTAGTGAGACATCAGGTTCAATATTATCGCCAGCAAGTAGCAACTCGGCAGTAGGATTAAAGCCTACTATTGGTTTAGTCAGTCGTACTGGTGTAGTACCAATTTCTTCAACTTTAGATACAGCAGGACCAATAACAAGAACGGTAGAAGATAATGCCATCTTATTAGATGCTATTTTCGGAACAGATTCAGCAGATTCAAAAACAATAGATCCTCTTTTAGATAATGGTTTTTATTATGAGAATATTAAATCTGCTAGTGTAAATGGAAAACGTTTTGGTGCACCAAAACGATTGTTAGAAGATTCTTTATATACAAAAGCACTTGGAGTATTAAAAGCGCAAGGCGCTATAATCATTGAGATAGAAGAAGAAAAATTAGGGTTGCCTAACTTTCTTCGTCTTTTAAATCTTGATATGAAGAAAGACTTACCTGCTTATATGGAAGGTTGCGCTAATAAAGACATTAAAATGCGAACGATTGAGGATTTTATGGCCTTCAATCTAAAAGATTCATTAACAGCAATGCCTTACGGTCAAAATTTATTTAAAGGCATAGCTAATGATAAAGGCGATGCGGATTTCTTAGCTAAAATTCAAGATACTTTAAAAACAAATGGTAGAGCATATTTTGATAAGCCTATGCGAGCTCAAAGTTTAGATGGGTTTTTATCTATAAATAATTATCATGCTGGTTTTGCAGCAGTAGCAGAATATCCTGCATTAACTGTACCAATGGGTTATCAGGATAACGGTAGACCAATGGGACTAACCTTTATTTCTGGTCGTTTGCGTGAAAAGCAATTGTTAGAATGGGCTTATGTTTATGAACAAGCATCAAATGAAAGAGTAGCACCAAAGAATTATAATTAA